From Solea senegalensis isolate Sse05_10M linkage group LG7, IFAPA_SoseM_1, whole genome shotgun sequence, a single genomic window includes:
- the gnao1b gene encoding guanine nucleotide binding protein (G protein), alpha activating activity polypeptide O, b, with protein MKIIHEDGFSGDDVKQYKPVVYSNTIQSLAAILRAMDSLGIEFGDKDRKADAKLVCDVVSRMEDTEPYSAELLTAMKRVWSDAGTQECFNRAREYQLNDSAKYYLDSLDRIGAADYQPTEQDILRTRVKTTGIVETHFTFKNLHFRLFDVGGQRSERKKWIHCFEDVTAIIFCVALSGYDQVLHEDETTNRMHESLMLFDSICNNKFFIDTSIILFLNKKDLFAEKIKKSPLTICFPEYTGANTYDDATTYVQVQFESKNRSPNKEIYCHLTCATDTGNIQVVFDAVTDIIIANNLRGCGLY; from the exons ATGAA gattaTCCATGAAGACGGCTTCTCTGGCGATGATGTGAAACAGTACAAACCCGTGGTTTACAGCAACACCATCCAGAGCCTGGCAGCCATCCTCAGAGCCATGGACTCACTGGGCATCGAGTTCGGAGACAAGGACAGAAAA GCCGACGCTAAGCTGGTGTGTGACGTGGTCAGTCGTATGGAGGACACGGAGCCGTACTCTGCAGAGCTTCTCACGGCCATGAAGCGAGTTTGGTCCGACGCTGGGACTCAGGAGTGTTTCAACCGTGCCCGAGAATACCAGCTCAACGACTCGGCTAAATA CTACCTGGACAGTCTAGACCGGATCGGGGCGGCAGACTACCAGCCCACAGAGCAGGACATCCTCAGAACCCGAGTGAAGACCACCGGCATCGTCGAAACTCACTTCACCTTCAAAAACCTCCATTTCAG GCTGTTTGACgtgggaggtcagaggtcagagaggaAGAAGTGGATCCACTGCTTTGAAGATGTGACAGCCATTATCTTCTGTGTGGCCCTGAGTGGATACGACCAGGTGCTGCACGAGGACGAGACGACT AACCGCATGCATGAGTCGCTCATGCTCTTCGACTCCATCTGTAACAACAAGTTCTTCATTGACAcctccatcatcctcttcctcaacAAGAAGGATCTATTTGCTGAGAAGATCAAGAAGTCGCCGCTGACCATCTGTTTTCCAGAGtacacag GTGCTAACACTTACGACGACGCGACGACGTACGTGCAGGTTCAGTTTGAGAGTAAGAACCGTTCTCCTAATAAGGAGATCTACTGTCACCTGACCTGTGCCACGGACACAGGAAACATCCAGGTAGTGTTTGATGCCGTCACCGACATCATTATTGCAAACAACCTGAGAGGGTGTGGCTTATACTGA
- the cog4 gene encoding LOW QUALITY PROTEIN: conserved oligomeric Golgi complex subunit 4 (The sequence of the model RefSeq protein was modified relative to this genomic sequence to represent the inferred CDS: substituted 2 bases at 2 genomic stop codons), whose product MADSCGAVAATRGDCGSVSSVSSVSSVSMDTICALTELEDLEKVYQQLCEQEKDVETELDRLLGQEGSIHTKMLALQRMGPNLQLIGGDASQLSGMITFTCSLAENVSRKVRQLDLAKTRLYNVIQRADDILDLKFCTDGVQTALHNEDYEQAAAHIHRYLSLDQSVIELSRQGEESSAVDASLVLLQEAEQKLKVIVAEKLDEAVAAVDLAQVERFFKIFPLLGLHQQGLARFGQYLSTQVRSKVHQTDSAHESLXLXMTLSFSFSLSLTLLLEGIARVIETHQPVVETYYGLGHLYTLITHLQNECDKQAQRIVDKFIQQRGYHNKFQVVQSSMMKSVPAERIEPRELDPVLAEVTLMNARAELYLRFLRRRMMADFEVGDAQSVTQDHQQNMEKLLKHCLLSTRMQELIGYYVPMEEYYMRESVNKAVAMDTYEKGQLTSSMVDDCFYIVKKCISRALSSSSIDCLCAMINHANSVLESDFREVLYNKLRQGFPATTLQDIQRGVSSAVSLMQSSLQQGKFNTLGIESTENAKAAFLVTLNNVEVCSDNISTLKRNLENDCSKLFSQGGNTGDQAKIQSCLSDLVNTSTKFKDLLQEGLTELNTTAVKPQVKPWISSFLVVSHNIEEEEFNDYEANDPWVQQLVVNLEQLMAEFKVALSPVIYDTLTSLMTSLVAIEMEKTVLKCSFSRLGGLQFDKELRSLVAYLTSVTTWTIRDKFARLTQMATVLNLERVSEILDYWGPNSGPLTWRLTPAEVRQVLALRVDFRSEDIKRLRL is encoded by the exons ATGGCGGACAGCTGCGGAGCAGTGGCAGCGACGAGAGGCGACTGTGGCTCCGTGTCCTCCGTGTCCTCCGTGTCCTCCGTCAGCATGGACACCATCTGTGCCCTGACGGAGCTGGAGGACCTGGAGAAGGTTtaccagcagctctgtgagcaGGAG AAAGACGTGGAGACAGAGCTGGACAGACTGCTTGGACAGGAGGGGAGCATTCACACCAAGATGCTGGCTCTGCAGAGGATGGG GCCAAACCTACAGCTGATTGGAGGAGATGCCAGTCAGCTGTCAGGCATGATCACATTCACCTGCAGTCTGGCTGAGAACGTGAGCCGAAAAGTCCGACAGCTGGACCTAGCAAAG ACTCGGCTGTATAACGTGATCCAGCGTGCCGACGATATCTTGGACCTAAAGTTCTGCACGGACGGCGTTCAGACAGCGCTGCATAATGAAGATTACGAACAGGCTGCTGCGCACATCCATCGATACCTTTCTCTGGACCAGTCCGTTATTGAGCTGAGCCGCCAGGGAGAAGAAA GCAGTGCTGTGGATGCCAGTCTGGTCCTGCTGCAGGAGGCAGAGCAGAAACTCAAGGTCATAGTTGCTGAGAAGCTGGATGAAGCAGTAGCAGCTGTGGACCTCGCTCAGGTGGAGAGGTTTTTTAAGATCTTCCCTCTGTTGGGTCTTCACCAGCAGGGCCTCGCCCGCTTCGGTCAATACCTCAGCACTCAGGTGAGAAGTAAAGTCCACCAGACCGACTCAGCACATGAGTCTTTATGATTGTAAatgactctctctttctctttctcactctctctcacgc TGCTGCTGGAAG gtaTCGCCCGTGTCATTGAGACTCATCAGCCTGTCGTAGAGACATATTATGGTCTGGGACATCTTTACACTCTCATCACTCACCTGCAGAATGAATGTGACAAACAGGCTCAGAGAATCGTCGACAAGTTCATTCAGCAGAGAGGATATCACAACAAg TTTCAGGTGGTTCAGAGCAGCATGATGAAGAGTGTGCCAGCTGAGAGGATTGAGCCCAG GGAACTGGACCCTGTCCTGGCTGAAGTGACCCTGATGAACGCACGCGCTGAGCTTTACCTGCGCTTCTTACGCCGTCGCATGATGGCTGATTTCGAGGTCGGAGACGCTCAGAGCGTCACACAAg ACCATCAGCAGAATATGGAGAAGCTGCTGAAACACTGTCTGCTGAGCACCAGGATGCAGGAGCTGATTGGTTACTATGTTCCAATGGAGGAATACTACATGAGAGAGTCTGTCAACAAG GCCGTTGCTATGGATACATATGAAAAGGGACAGCTGACGTCCAGCATGGTGGACGACTGTTTCTACATAGTGAAGAAGTGCATCAGCAGAGCTTTGTCCAGCTCCAGCATCGACTGCCTGTGTGCCATGATCAACCACGCCAACTCTGTGCTGGAGTCTGATTTCAG GGAGGTTTTGTACAACAAACTGCGTCAGGGTTTTCCAGCGACGACGCTTCAGGACATCCAGCGCGGCGTCAGCAGTGCGGTCAGTCTGATGCAGAGCAGCTTACAGCAGGGCAAGTTCAACACGCTGGGCATCGAGAGCACGGAGAACGCCAAGGCCGCCTTTCTG GTGACTCTCAATAATGTGGAGGTGTGCAGTGACAACATCTCCACTTTAAAGAGGAATCTGGAG AATGATTGCTCCAAGTTGTTCAGTCAGGGAGGAAACACCGGAGATCAGGCCAAGATCCAGAGCTGTCTGTCTGACCTCGTCAACACGTCCACCAAGTTCAAGGATCTGCTGCag GAGGGTCTGACTGAGTTGAACACCACAGCAGTGAAACCTCAGGTCAAACCCTGGATCAGCAGCTTTTTGGTCGTCTCACATAACATCGAAGAG gAGGAGTTTAACGATTATGAAGCCAATGATCCGTGGGTGCAGCAGCTCGTCGTTAACCTGGAGCAGCTCATGGCAGAATTTAAG GTGGCGCTCTCTCCCGTCATCTACGACACGCTGACCAGCCTGATGACCAGCCTGGTAGCAATTGAGATGGAGAAGACGGTCCTGAAGTGCTCCTTCAGCAGG CTGGGCGGTCTGCAGTTTGATAAAGAGCTGCGCTCTCTCGTCGCGTACCTCACCTCCGTCACCACCTGGACCATCAGGGACAAGTTCGCTCGTCTCACACAAATGGCCACCGTCCTCAACCTGGAGCGG gTTTCAGAGATCTTGGATTACTGGGGCCCAAACTCGGGGCCCCTGACATGGAGGCTGACCCCAGCAGAGGTGCGTCAGGTCCTGGCTCTGCGCGTCGACTTCAGGAGTGAAGATATCAAGAGACTGAGACTGTGA
- the LOC122772165 gene encoding zinc finger BED domain-containing protein: MSRRRSVVWGFFKAVDSLSVRCVLCSDYQSKQVRGSTTNMLRHLRVKHPQEFAKTFRGRSTKSTRRIDRRAVNTDSEQSYYSVDVVLENEDSDNSIPLNESDINAAISDILEAAQGDAAEEDSAHAEVSDEPPVRHGRPRRSLIWRHYERLDGLDAAQCRICMKKLQCFEGSSTSNLRRHLSARHPEMFAGLVASGLKPPPSTAAVKTEVKQGSVDVVLENEDSDNSVPLNESDINAAEEDSAHAEVSDEPPVRHGRPRRSLIWRHYERLDGLDAAQCRICMKKLQCFEGSSTSNLRRHLSARHPEMFAGLVASGLKPPPSTAAVKTEVKQGSVDVVLENEDSDNSIPLNESDINAAISDILEAAQGDAAEEDSAHAEVSDEPPVRHGRPRRSLIWRHYERLDGLDAAQCRICMKKLQCFEGTSNLRRHLSARHPEMFAGLVASGLKPPPSTAAVKTELKPGSGSFEGEKRVWRRERELIEALRRTQKEEARALEVQRDLLEKMRAADAREATAEREKIEALRKAQQEEAKELTLQREELQKEKAELRKKQEELEQEREELVLFSRGQECSTITSGL, from the exons ATGAGCCGCAGGAGAAGCGTGGTTTGGGGCTTCTTCAAAGCCGTGGACTCATTGTCGGTCCGGTGTGTTCTCTGCAGCGACTACCAGTCCAAACAAGTCCGGGGCAGCACCACCAACATGCTGAGACATCTGCGCGTCAAACATCCACAAGAGTTCGCCAAGACATTCAGAGGACGTTCGACCAAAAGCACCCGGAGAATCGATCGTCGAGCGGTGAACACGGACAGCGAACAGTCGTATTACTCTG TGGATGTGGTGCTTGAGAACGAGGACTCTGACAACAGCATTCCTTTAAATGAGTCAGATATTAATGCTGCTATTTCTGACATCCTGGAGGCTGCACAAGGAGATGCAGCAGAAGAAGACTCGGCACATGCAGAGGTGAGCGATGAGCCTCCTGTGAGACACGGCCGCCCGAGAAGGAGCTTGATTTGGAGACACTATGAGCGTTTGGACGGTCTGGACGCTGCCCAGTGCCGCATCTGCATGAAGAAGTTGCAGTGCTTTGAAGGCAGCAGCACCAGCAACCTGCGCCGACACTTGTCGGCGAGGCACCCTGAAATGTTTGCTGGGCTTGTGGCCAGTGGACTGAAGCCACCTCCATCGACCGCTGCTGTAAAGACGGAGGTCAAACAGGGTTCAG TGGATGTGGTGCTTGAGAACGAGGACTCTGACAACAGCGTTCCTTTAAATGAGTCCGATATTAACGCAGCAGAAGAAGACTCGGCACATGCAGAGGTGAGCGATGAGCCTCCTGTGAGACACGGCCGCCCGAGAAGGAGCTTGATTTGGAGACACTATGAGCGTTTGGACGGTCTGGACGCTGCCCAGTGCCGCATCTGCATGAAGAAGTTGCAGTGCTTTGAAGGCAGCAGCACCAGCAACCTGCGCCGACACTTGTCGGCGAGGCACCCTGAAATGTTTGCTGGGCTTGTGGCCAGTGGACTGAAGCCACCTCCATCGACCGCTGCTGTAAAGACGGAGGTCAAACAGGGTTCAG TGGATGTGGTGCTTGAGAACGAGGACTCTGACAACAGCATTCCTTTAAATGAGTCAGATATTAATGCTGCTATTTCTGACATCCTGGAGGCTGCACAAGGAGATGCAGCAGAAGAAGACTCGGCACATGCAGAGGTGAGCGATGAGCCTCCTGTGAGACACGGCCGCCCGAGAAGGAGCTTGATTTGGAGACACTATGAGCGTTTGGACGGTCTGGACGCTGCCCAGTGCCGCATCTGCATGAAGAAGTTGCAGTGCTTTGAAGGCACCAGCAACCTGCGCCGACACTTGTCGGCGAGGCACCCTGAAATGTTTGCTGGGCTTGTGGCCAGTGGACTGAAGCCACCTCCATCGACTGCTGCTGTAAAGACGGAGCTCAAACCGGGTTCAG GTTCATTTGAAGGAGAAAAGCGGGTGTGGAGGAGAGAGCGGGAGCTGATTGAAGCTCTGAGGAGGACGCAGAAGGAGGAGGCCCGAGCTCTGGAGGTTCAGAGAGATCTGCTGGAGAAGATGCGTGCAGCAGATGCCAGAGAGGccacagcagagagggagaagattGAGGCTCTGAGGAAAGCACAACAGGAGGAAGCCAAAGAACTGACGttacagagagaagagctgCAGAAGGAGAAGGCGGAGCTGCGGAAGAAACAGGAAGAACTTGAGCAGGAAAGAGAAGAACTTGTCTTGTTTTCCAGAGGACAGGAGTGTTCCACCATCACATCAGGATTGTGA